The DNA segment TTccagggatcagttcagttcagtcgctcagttgtgtccaactatttgtgaccccatggacttggctCCTGAAGGACCTTTAATTATGATGTGGCACTTCTTCCCCTTCTTCAAAACTATCGCCGGCCACTCCAAACATCTGCTTCATCTTGTCCAGCTCCAGCTTGATTTTGTGATTAAGAAAATCTTATGTTTAGAGCTTAGGTGTAGGGTTCATAGAATTTGAGACTTAAAGTACAGGGGCTGTAGTTCTGAGAccctgtgttgtgcttagttgctcagtcgtgtctgacctgcCACCCcatgagcctgccaggctcctctgtccatggggattctccaagagagggttgccatgccttcctccaggggatcttcccaacctagggattgaacccaggtctcccacatttcagactgattttttactgtctatgccaccagggaagccctagagggaGCCTTAGATCTTGAGGGTGACCTCAATTCTGGGAGTGTGTTTGCTCAAACCCAGAGGAGCTGAACTCAGAGTTCAGGCAACAGGAGGCAAAGGCAATAGGGAGTATAGTATTCATTTCTTCAAGGCAGATAAGGAAGCGGAAGTGGATGGGGCCATACCCTTAATCTTAGCTTCATGAAGCAAGAGAAATCACCTGAAACTTGTTTAGTTATAATTCCCTGACTCAGAGACCAAAGTTCTTTTGATTTTGCATCTATAATGCCCCTCCCCTTTCCAAGAGAATCTGGGGTGAAGAGCAAAATATGAGGAAGTTAGAAATTAATGAATAATGGCAGAAGGGCAAGGCCTCACTGTTTCACCACATACCAATGAAAACCTTCAGGTCACAGAACCAGGCCAATTggctcttccctttcttcttcctctcttctctccagtaAACAGCAATGTGTCAGTCTTGTTTTAACTTTAAAGGGAGATATCCCTACATTCATTTGCAGTGAATTAGGCTACGAGATTAATTATCTGCATCATAAGCTTTCTTATCAACCCCCACCAACTGCCCTCTTCATCTGCTACCTATCTGCAcagtctgttgttgttgttcagtcactaagtcatggccaactctttgtgaccccatggactgcagcatgccaggctttcctgtccttcaccatctcccagagtttgtccatttagttggtgatgctatctaaccatctcatcctctgccaccccctattccatttgccttcaacctttcccagtatctgagtcttttccaatgagtcggctcttcgcatcaagtggccaaagtattggagcttcaggttcagcaacAGTCAGAgttggtttcttttaggattgactagtttgatctctgtaCAGTCTAGATACCTAGTATCTGCCCGAGACTCAGGAATGAGTCATCCTCTGATCAAACAGGTGGCAGTGGTCACACCTGCAGAAACTATGTTCGGGCAGGTTGCTGGCAGCAGCGATTAGCACAATATAACTCCAGAGGAAAAAGTCCAGAGACAGAGCACCATGGCTTCTGACAGAGGTAAATGGTCGGGGGCCCGAAATCTCCATATTCTTGAAAAACTCCAAAACTGTGTGTGCTtgcctatgtgtgtgtgcgtatgtgtctGGTTCATACTTGTATTCATGAACATTTTCCAACTTTCCTATTTATTAATATCTTCATATTATTCTTAAACAGGAGTTCTTATCGGTGGTGGTGTGATTATTAATACCATCTGTTCATACTGTAAATGATTTTGATCAGATGACACTAAAGCAATGCTTGTTTCATCATAATAAAAAAacttaagttaaaaaatatgaCTCCTAGATGAAAATTTAAGATAGCAGCTGAAGTTCTAGCACCAGGGCATGTTAATGGATTATTTAAAGTTCCATTACTTAGTGTTAGAAAAATTTGTGGGGAAGGAAGAACACCAGGTGGTGGAAGGAAATGATTTTCAGATGGGGTGGGTTTTGAACTTGGTCTTGAAAGGGCAGAATTTTGGTTGGCAAAGAGAAGGAGATTCCTGTTTGACACCAGGAGTTTAAGAGAATTTTCCAAAGATTGTGTGtggaataaaatgaatgaattgattAGGCTACAGAAGAGTTTTTGGAAGCAATCAGCAATGTGATTAGAAagcaaatttgctttttttttttttttaatggactacagttgctttacaatgttgtattagtttcaagtgtacagcaaagtgaaacagttatatatatatatatatatgcactctttttagctttttttcccatataggtcattacagagcactgagtagagttccctgcactatacagtgtaggtccttattatctattttatatatagtaatgtgtatatgtcaattccaatctcccaaatttatccctctccccaccctcaaaAACAAATTTGAAGACATACTGTTGAGAGTCTTGAATGCCCAGCTAAGGAAATTgaggttgattttttttattttagatttttctcttttccaatatggtttttaatagtttactgtgtatttttttttaataagacaaAATATTTGGAGAATTTGTGAATAGCATGCgtgcatgttcagttgtgtctgacgttttgcggccctgtggactgtagcccaccaggctcttctttccatgggatttctcaggcaagaatactggagtgggttgccatttcctcctccagggaatcttccagacccagggatcaaacctgagtctcctacggttcccgcattggcaggcggattctttaccactgagccacctgggaagccctgtgaataACACGGAGATGACTAAAACAGTGCTTTAGACACATTTACTTGGCACCTGatgcctttttgtgtgtgttggctTTTGATTTTGGCCACACCGTGCAGTATGCCGCATCTTaggttcaaaagcagagattgcacccctgcccctgcagcgCAAGCagggagttttaaccactggtccaccagggaaatcccaagagaGAATCTTCCAACTGCATTTTCTGATATGATTGGTGGATTTAGAAGAATAGAGCCTTTTTTCTTAGTGGTTCGATTTGTACATATGGGTGTTACTTGACATGATCATCTCTTGGTCAACAGGTCCTCCAGCAGGAGATCCCACATTGAGGTAAGAATTCTACTATCATAGTGCACATTTAATTCAACCCAGAATAGATGAGCATTTAGGAGGGGGAGGACTACAATTTCCTTAttattcctttcctcttttctgatGCTCCCATTCTTTGTTTTTGCAACTCCATTCCTTATGCTTACTATTGCTTCCTGTGTCTTCCCTCCTATGCCTTTTGGTTTCAGTTGAAAACAACTATCTTCCAGCTCTCCTTTGTTATTCTCTTACTAttgtttttctccctttaaaTCACAAGTTTTCATAGAAATTAGTGAAAACTTCAGCAAACTGGTTTGTCACTTTGATCTTCCTATTTTAAACCCTATTCCCATTttctagaccttttttttttttttttttaattttactattcCACATAGTTtgggagatcttagtttcccaatcaaggattgaacccaggtcccccagcaATGGAAgaacggagtcctaaccactggactgccaggcaatcCCCTAGACCTATTTAAaaactgcatttatttttaattgattgatgattgctttacaatattggattcatttctgccatacatcaacaggaatTAACCATAGATGTACATGTGTCctttccctcttgaacttcccttccacctcccaccccatctcactcctctaggttgttaaAGTGCCCTGGTTTGCGTTCTCTGAGtcgcttccatgctactctcaccattcatctcaccctctccttcctccccgctGCCCTCATCCATGTTTAGAACAGAGAGATTTGTCAGGGAACATCTTATCTCTTGACGGGTGGAAGGATTActctataaaataaattaagtgaTCCTTTAGGAATGAGTGGAGAATATGAGAATGTAATCAACTTATGACTCAACCATACTGCAGAGTCCTTGGCAAAATTCTGAATTTTCCCTGAGTCATAACTTTGACCCGCAGAGAGTGTTATGTCTAAAGATGTCCTCGagagaaattttaatttctttcttatgAGGAATTAGTATACACAGAATTGAATGTGGAAGAATCCCGAGGCTAAATTACTTTCTTCTCAGAGTTGGTAATAGACTCCTGTTGGCAATTTGAGGATTccacacctgaaaaaaaaaaaaaaaaaactattccatTGAGGAATAATGAAGATTGAGTGGGACAGGTCACCTCTAAGTGTGAGACAGAAAGTTCAgagggacttccccggcagtccagtggttaggagtcagcGCTTTCACCGCCgagggccaggttcaatcccgagtgctgggaactaagattctgcaagctgtgAGGCCGAAATAAATAAGATTAGAATATAgtaagaaaagtttaaaagagacacagaatatttggcaaaagtaatacaattatgtaaagtttaaaaataaaataaaattaaaaaaaaaaaaaaagaatgcatatgccatagtaaaaaaaaataaataaataaaagagacacagagacatattTACACCTGAATTCAAGACTACCAAGCAGTGGTAATAGAGAGTGGTAACCCAAGAACGTGAGTTGGGAAAAACCTCTTCCCTGTTTGTGAGAGAAACTCTGATAATGCAAACAGACCTCCCCAGATAACTTTGAGatacagaatagaaaaaaaattcctgagaTGTCATGTTTTAGGTTTGCCTgatagaaaaggagaagaaattacttctgttgttgttcagtcgccaagtcacgtcggactctttgcgaccccacggacgacagcacgccaggcttccctgtccttcactctctcccagagtttgctcaaatttgtgtccattgagttggtgatgctatctaaccatctcatcttctgccaccctcttctccttttgtcttctctcAAATGATGACATGACAACATGGTGGGGGGTGCTTTTTATATTTCAGGAGAAGAATTGAACCCTGGGAATTTGAATTCTCCTTTGACcccagaaaattctgtaaagaggCCTGTCTGCTCTATGAAATCCAATGGGGCAACAACCGGGACGTCTGGCGACACTCGGGAAAAAACACCACCAAGCACGTTGAACgcaattttatagaaaaaattgcTTCAGAAAGATATTTTTGCCCATCCATCCGCTGCTTCATCTTCTGGTACTTGTCCTGGAGTCCCTGCTGGGAATGCTCCAAAGCCATTAGAGAGTTTTTGAATCAGCATCCTAACGTGACCCTAGTTATTTACATAGCACGGCTTTTCCAGCACATGGATCCGCAAAACCGGCAAGGACTCAAAGACCTGTTTCACAGCGGTGTGACTATCCAGGTCATGAGAGCCCCAGGTGAAAACAACACACCAAGAATCTTAGGTGTTTATGAGaggctgtggtggtggtggtatgtTTCTAGGCCAGGAGACTGGATTATCCTGGACTGGAAGTCTCAGAAGTGAAAGCCCAAAGTAGAATAAAAGCCCACTTCTGAAATTCATAGCAAAGAAAGCATCAAAGAGATGGCTCTTTTCCTCgctccttatttattttattaatttatttatttatttttggctgtgctgggtcttcatcactgCATGAGCTCTTCTCCACTTGCGGtgctctggcttctcattgtggtggcttctcttgttgctgagcaagGTCTCTAGGGTGCTCAGCCTTCAGTAGTTGtgcctcctgggctctagagcgtaGGCTCTAGAGTTGTGGCTTtcggatcagggactgaaccacatctcctgcattggcaagtggattctttaccactagccacgaGCAAAGCCCCCTCTCTACCATCTTACAACGAATTGCTGAGTTCCTTTTGGGAaacttccctggtcgctcagaaggtaaagaatctgtctgcaaggcaggagacccaggttctattccctgagtcaggaagatcccctggagaagggaatggccacccactccagttctttttAGGGATGCTGGAAGAATctagcccttctccagcaggaaATAGGCCAGAGGGATTTATATATGGTACATTTTTAAGTTGGATTCAACTTTCTGTTGTATGTGTTGAATGAACCAAGATTTGTGTTTCCTTAGAGTATGAGTACTGCTGGAGGAATTTTGTCAACTACCCCCGTGGGAAAGAAGCTCACTGGCCAAGATATCCCCCTGTGTGGATGAACTTGTATGCACTGGAACTCCACTGTATCATTTCAGTAAGTTACTGCAATGGACAGATTCTGATGCAAAAAGAAGCATCTTTCTTCAAAGTTCTCTCCTGATTATTTTAATATGTGCTCTTCTCACCATCACTTTGCCATTTATATTGAGATTTAGTTATtgacttatctttttaaaatgtgagcaAGATAACCTCTTTGTGGCAAATAAGAGGGGAAAGGGAATGGATAAACTGATCTAAGATATAGGTGATGGTCAACTGTTTTGTgatccatgtactgtagcctgccatgctcccctgtccatgggatttcccaggcaagaatactggagtgggttgccatatccatctccaggggatcttcccaacccagggatcaaacttgcattccTTGTTTGGcgagcagattttttaccactgagccaccaggaaagctcaagaTATAGGTGGGCGCCATAATTAGAtttaatcatcatcatcactgttGTTGTTACAATGCATACTGGTTATACTGAATTGCAGAtatcctttttcctttttgatgtgTGTCATCTTACTGAAGGAATGTAGGTGACCCATTTGTATTCTCTTGCAAGTAGTTCAGTGGTCTTccaaatgatgttttaaaatgttcctggcattaataaaattattattctaacctatttttttatttcagggTCTCCCTCCCTGCTTACAGATTTCAAGAAGATATCAGAATCAGCTCATAGTGTTCAGACTTATTCTTCAAAATTGTCATTACCAAATGATTCCACCCTATATCCTTTTAGCGACAGGGATGATACAACTTCCTATGACTTGGAGATGAATAGAATGAATTATTGTGTACATACTGTTTCATGAATAGGCCCTGATGACCCACTAAAGAGTAAGCACCATTAGAACTGagatatttttagatatttttgtatatttctgtaCACTAATGGCAAATCATCTGGAAAGGAAttaaaggaaacaattccacttacaataacatgaaaaacaataaaatacttaggaactaATTTAACCAAGGATATGAAATAATTTAACCAAGGATGTGAAAGATCTGTACATGGAAATCTATAAGGCATTGATGAAACagattgaagaagacacaaataaatggaaagatatcctatggtcatggattggaagagttaatattgttaaaaaaatcCCTACTACACAAAGccatctataaattcaatgcaacccctatcaagaTTCCAAAGgcatttttacaaaattttttaaaaaatcctaaatttTGCATGGAACAACAAAAGATCCTAAGGGCCAAAGCAATCCTTATAcacctgaaggaaatgaaatcacttccATGTTCCTTGTggtattgtttacaatagccaagacacaaaaATAGTCTAAGTATACACCagtagatgagtggataaagaagatgtggtatactgtggtatgtatatacacaatagaatgtTACATAGCCACGAAAAAGAAGAAATCCTGccctttgcaacaacatagatgaaactTGAAGGCATTTTGCTATTTACAATAAGTCAAACAAAGACAGCTACTATATGATCTCACTAACATATGGACTCTAGAAAAACTGAACTCATAGAAAGAGAGCAGgttagtggttaccaggggcagAAGTGAAAGTTGTCAGAGAGCACAAATTttcacagtgtttttttttttgctgagcctAGTGGCTTGTTGGATCTAAGTTCCCTGAcacaggatggaacccaggcctttggcagtgaaagcacagagttctaaccaccaggaaattcctggGCAAACCTGCAGTTTTGAGACTAATAAATTCTGGGAAGGTAACGTATAGAATGATGATTATAGTTTGTACTGTGTTGTGTACCTGAGATTTtctaagagtagatcttaaaagttcttatagCACACAAAGAagtgtaactatgtgaggtgatggatgtgttcagttcagttcagtcgctcagtcatgtccaactcttcgcgaccccatgaaccgcagcacgccaggtctccctgtccatcaccaactctcggagtccacccaaacccatttccattgcgttggtgatgccatccaaccatctcatcctctgtcgtccccttctcctcccaccctcaatctttcccagcatcagggtcttttcaaatgagtcagctctctgcatcaggtggccacttAGTTAatttggtaatcattttgcaacatatatcaagtcattatgttgtacacttaaATTTATGCAATGTTATGTATCAGTTATGTTCAATAATACTgggggaaagatttttaaaaacaatatagaaattctctttagaaaaaaatattttatttttgcttatttatttatttggctgtgccgagtcttctttgcagcatgtgagatgtttggttgtggcatgtgaactttGAGtcgtggcatatggaatctagttccctgaccagggactgaacctgcgtcccctcctttggaagcgtggagtctgcaccactagaccatcagggaagtccctgaagagaTTTTCACAAGCAGCAGTATCACAGATAGTATTATCTACTGCTGTATCACAAATTTCCCCACTACTTTGCAGGCTTAAAATAACAGTGAGTATTTATGATGTCACCATTTCTCTGGGTCAGGTATTCAGGAGTCACTTGTGTGTTGGTGGCTCAGGATACCTCATGAGGTTGCAGCCAAGCTGTCAGCCAGGATCGCAGTCATCTCTAGACACGACTGAGGCCACAGAAtgtgcttcccagggggcacacaCGTGGATACAAGTGGGCACCtgtgggcggtggggggggggtctcagtttCTCACTGTGTAGGtctttccatgggcttccctggtggctctgcggtaaagaacccacctgcaagtgcaggagatgcagattcgatccctgggtcaggaagatcccctggagaaggaaatggcaacccattccaacattcttgcctggagaaccccacagacagaggagcctgccaggttacagtccatggggtttcaaaggagtcggacaggacttagcaactaaacaacagcaggtATCTCCACAGCGCTACTTAAATGTCCTCATGACACAGTGGCTGGCTTCCTACAGAGCAAGTGGCCTAAGACGGACCAAGGTGGAAATTACCGAGTCTGGGAGTCATATAGTATTTCTTCTGCAGTGTTCTTGGATCACACTGGCTAGCCATGATTCagtggtggagggggtggggcatACAAGGAATTCTGAATTCCAGGAAGTGAGACTCAAGAGAGGCCATCTTGGATTTGACATGTAGGGACTTTGGCTGTGACTTCAAGCTAGATAATGACATGGAGCCAATTTCTCAGAAGATGCTAAAGGGAAACACAGGACAATCTAGCATCTgcacattgttgctgttgtttagtcgctacgtCATAGAAAAGGGTTATTTCTCACTCCCTTTGCAGTCTAATGTCACTTGGGTAAATGTTGTTTCTCCCTGAAGTAACTCAGGGGCCTCAGTTCCTTCCATCTGATGACTGCACCATCTCCTATGGCCTTGGAGTCCTCTGTTGAGTTCTCTACATCAGCTGGCTCACAGGAGTTGGGAGCGGGGCAGGGgccacacagagaaagaaagcatTTTGCAGTGTGAAAGGTCTTTTTCAGAATCAAGGACTGGAGATGGCAAATGTCACTTCTGACCTTTGCAAAGATCACTCAGCAAAGATCAGATCTGCGGCCCCACCTAGCTCTAAGGGTGGCTAAGAGACAAGTCCAGACATGTgccaaggaagaagaggaaatggtGAACACATGATGTGTTTGCATAACAAGGAGGCTAGGAAACAGAAACCTTTTGCAATTGGCCAGGGTCAGACAGGCAACACCATGGCAGAAATGAAACTAAAGAGAAATGTGCtctttcctccccccaccccccaaagaaTGCAGGGTGTGCCAGTAAGCAACATAGGATCACTTTCCATAATAGGGTCAGACTGGTTCAGTCTGGCTTGCCTTCCTGGGTTGACATGGGGATAAGGCAGTCTCTTTGGGGGTCATAGATCGGGTGGCATCCTATCAGATGTCTGTTTGAAGACTGtcgatgcatttttaaaaactgccatgaaaaacagcatttattatttttataaaaatgggatattagggggaaaaaaactctCAAAGATACTATAGAGGCAGTTTCTCAGATCTGATGTATTTCCTTTTATTATACAGGAAGAATAGTGcaaatcattaatttttttagaaagacTCATTTGTTTTGGTTCTCTGGGGCTGAGAGCCaagatttttcacttttctggctttttaactttcttttggcCTCGCTGCtcggtttgtgggatcttagttctccaaccaggggttgaatccgTGTGCCCTGCAGTGGGAGAGTGGAAGCTCAGAGgcctaactgctggactgccggGCAATTCCCaagtcagattttatttattacaTCTGTTGCTTTGTTTCATAAATTGAACATATTCCTCCAAACTCCTCATCCCTCACCTCCTGTCTTTTTATTctccatttaaacatttttactaATTTGACTATTAAATTTATGATCTGGGAAGTTGGTATGGATAAGTCATAAAAATGTGAGTGATAAGCATCCTAAGAACTATGTAATAAAGTTATGGAACAATATGGGAAGGACctaatatttgaaataaagagATAACATTAAATAATTACTATATTTATGATTACCTATTTTTAGAAGGCATGCCTATGATTACCATTCTAGAAGAAGGATAAATCTCTCTTGACTCTTGACTAATCTCTGAGGTAGATACAAATTTTGTCAGTCtccaaacttctctctttttttttttttaactttttatttgtatttagttcagttcagtctcttagtcgtgtctgactctttataacctcatggactgcagcacgccaggcttccctgagccttcctggagcctgctcaaattcatgtccatcgagttgatgaggccatccaaccatctcatcctctgtattatttgtattggggtagagcaaattaacaatgttgtgatagtttcaggtgaacagcaaaagggactcagccatacatatacatgtatccattctcccctaaactccccacccatccaggctgccacataacactgaacagGGTTCCCTGttgctatccagtaggtccttgttggttatccattttatatacagcagCGTGTACAgggaaccataaatttgttctctaactTGGCGAgtgtctttctattttgtaagtaagttcatttctatcatttatttttagattccacatataagggatgtcatatgatatttctccttctctgtctgacttgaaACTTCTCTCTTGCCAAAATATTTCTgatgctttttctttctgtttttctgagcCTTCTCACATCCACGACTCTCATCAAAAAATTATCTCTGTATAATACTATTCCacagttcatttttgttttttaatattaatgttaagcaatttttttttccactgggcTGCGTCCtcgttgtggtgcaggggctctctagttgtggtgtgtggattTAGTTatgctgcagcctatgggatcttagtaccccaaccaggggctgaacccgtgtcccctgcattgaaagacagattcttaactactggaacaccaggaaagtcctcatcTCACAGTTCTGCTTCATACTGAATCTACTTAATTTGCCTCATCTACCTTTATATCACCAGTGTCTAGGTTATTGACTGAGAGGACC comes from the Bubalus kerabau isolate K-KA32 ecotype Philippines breed swamp buffalo chromosome 1, PCC_UOA_SB_1v2, whole genome shotgun sequence genome and includes:
- the APOBEC1 gene encoding C->U-editing enzyme APOBEC-1 translates to MASDRGPPAGDPTLRRRIEPWEFEFSFDPRKFCKEACLLYEIQWGNNRDVWRHSGKNTTKHVERNFIEKIASERYFCPSIRCFIFWYLSWSPCWECSKAIREFLNQHPNVTLVIYIARLFQHMDPQNRQGLKDLFHSGVTIQVMRAPEYEYCWRNFVNYPRGKEAHWPRYPPVWMNLYALELHCIISGLPPCLQISRRYQNQLIVFRLILQNCHYQMIPPYILLATGMIQLPMTWR